The Lactobacillus sp. CBA3605 genome contains a region encoding:
- the hslV gene encoding HslVU peptidase proteolytic subunit encodes MTVKFEATTICAVRQNGHNAMAGDGQVTMGEKVVMKGTARKVRRIYNDEVVVGFAGSVADAFTLEERFEKKLNEFSGNLQRAAVELAKDWRSDQALQKLEALLIVMNKDDMLLVSGSGEVITPDNDVLAIGSGGNFALAAARAMQLHSQDMSAQAIAEAAINIAGDIDIFTNHNVISEAL; translated from the coding sequence ATGACAGTAAAATTTGAAGCAACGACCATTTGTGCTGTTCGTCAAAATGGACATAATGCAATGGCCGGTGACGGTCAAGTAACCATGGGTGAAAAAGTTGTAATGAAAGGGACCGCGCGGAAAGTTCGGCGTATTTATAATGATGAAGTCGTTGTTGGATTTGCCGGCAGTGTTGCAGATGCCTTCACGCTAGAAGAACGGTTTGAAAAGAAACTAAACGAGTTTTCTGGCAATTTACAACGTGCCGCAGTCGAACTAGCCAAAGATTGGCGGAGTGATCAAGCTTTACAGAAGTTAGAAGCTTTGTTGATTGTCATGAATAAGGATGACATGTTGCTTGTTTCTGGGAGTGGTGAAGTGATTACCCCGGATAATGATGTCTTAGCAATTGGTTCAGGCGGTAATTTTGCCTTAGCTGCGGCGCGGGCGATGCAACTGCATAGTCAGGATATGAGCGCCCAAGCAATTGCGGAAGCTGCTATTAACATTGCTGGTGATATTGATATCTTTACAAATCATAACGTGATCTCAGAAGCCTTATAA
- the xerC gene encoding tyrosine recombinase XerC — translation MEQQYLDLFLKYVRVERQYSPETAAAYREDIQAFDTFLTANGGAKSYTAVDHLDVNVYLSALYDRHLTRNSIARKVSSLRSFYNFLVKNDLAKLNPFIYVQLKKHAARLPRFFYQKELDVLFKTVYADESLMGSRDAALLEVLYGTGIRLSECVDLQLADIDFDLKMMLIRGKGDKERYVPFGRYAAQALQQYFDQCRTPVMAQYDQTHTTVFINRHGGAITGGGIEYVLNQIVKKSSLTADIHPHMLRHTFATQMLNNGADLRTVQELLGHTSLSTTQIYAHVTKEHLQQDYRNFFPRATRE, via the coding sequence ATGGAACAACAGTACTTGGATTTGTTTTTAAAATATGTACGAGTTGAACGGCAGTATTCGCCAGAAACAGCGGCGGCTTACCGCGAAGACATTCAAGCGTTTGACACCTTCTTAACGGCTAACGGGGGCGCTAAGTCCTATACGGCAGTCGACCATCTAGATGTGAACGTTTACTTAAGTGCGTTGTATGACCGCCATTTAACGCGGAATTCAATTGCCCGTAAAGTTTCTAGTTTAAGATCTTTTTATAATTTTCTCGTTAAAAATGATTTGGCAAAGTTGAATCCGTTTATTTATGTGCAATTAAAAAAACATGCCGCACGGTTGCCACGCTTCTTTTACCAAAAGGAATTAGACGTGTTGTTTAAAACCGTCTATGCGGATGAGTCCTTGATGGGGTCGCGGGATGCGGCCTTGTTAGAAGTCTTATACGGGACTGGTATTCGGTTGAGCGAGTGTGTTGATTTACAACTAGCTGACATCGACTTTGACTTAAAAATGATGCTGATTCGTGGGAAGGGTGATAAAGAACGTTACGTACCATTTGGACGTTACGCTGCCCAAGCCTTACAACAGTATTTTGATCAGTGTCGGACGCCTGTGATGGCACAATATGATCAGACCCATACCACGGTGTTTATTAACCGCCATGGTGGTGCTATTACGGGTGGTGGGATTGAATATGTCTTAAATCAAATTGTGAAGAAAAGTAGTTTGACGGCGGATATCCATCCCCATATGTTACGTCATACGTTCGCAACCCAAATGCTAAATAATGGGGCTGATTTACGAACGGTGCAGGAGTTACTGGGACATACGAGTTTGTCAACTACGCAAATCTATGCCCATGTCACTAAGGAACATTTACAGCAAGATTATCGAAATTTCTTTCCACGCGCAACGCGGGAATAG
- the trmFO gene encoding FADH(2)-oxidizing methylenetetrahydrofolate--tRNA-(uracil(54)-C(5))-methyltransferase TrmFO, with protein MASIPTVNVIGAGLAGSEAAWQIAKLGVNVRIYEMRPTKMTPAHHTAQFAELVCTNSLRANQLSNAAGLLKAEMQQLDSVVMQSATAHAVPAGGALAVDRDTFSQAITDKLTKLPNVEVINEEVTSLPAGITVVATGPLTAAALAQSIQNFNEEDDLHFFDAAAPILTKESIDLDKVYLKSRYDRGEAAYLNCPMTEAEFDRFYEALIHAEMAEAHDFENSEVFEGCMPIEVMAQRGRQTMLFGPLKPVGLADPKTGKQPFAVVQLRQDDASGELFNIVGFQTHLKWGEQKRVFRLIPGLEHVEFVRYGVMHRNTFMKSPKLLQPTYQTKQRSDLFFAGQMTGVEGYIESAASGIVAGTNAARLALGLTPVVFPKHTMMGAMAHYITHTSAAHFQPMNANFGIVPKLKQRIHDKRERNTALSERALSELTDFQATALKVD; from the coding sequence ATGGCATCAATACCAACCGTTAACGTCATCGGTGCGGGGCTAGCTGGCTCCGAAGCCGCTTGGCAAATTGCAAAATTAGGCGTCAATGTGCGCATTTATGAAATGCGACCGACTAAGATGACGCCAGCGCATCATACCGCTCAGTTTGCAGAACTCGTTTGTACGAATTCACTGCGAGCGAATCAATTAAGTAATGCGGCGGGGCTGTTAAAGGCCGAAATGCAGCAATTAGATTCAGTTGTGATGCAGTCCGCGACCGCCCATGCAGTTCCTGCTGGCGGCGCTTTAGCTGTTGATCGTGATACTTTCTCACAAGCGATTACTGATAAGCTGACAAAATTACCTAATGTTGAAGTAATCAACGAAGAGGTCACTAGCTTGCCAGCTGGCATCACAGTGGTTGCTACCGGTCCATTAACTGCGGCTGCTTTAGCCCAGTCCATTCAAAACTTTAATGAAGAAGATGACTTACACTTCTTCGATGCCGCTGCCCCCATCTTAACGAAAGAATCTATCGATCTTGACAAGGTCTATTTAAAGTCTCGATATGATCGTGGTGAAGCGGCTTATCTCAATTGCCCGATGACGGAAGCAGAGTTCGACCGATTCTATGAGGCATTGATTCATGCTGAAATGGCTGAAGCCCATGACTTCGAGAACTCTGAAGTCTTTGAAGGTTGTATGCCAATTGAAGTGATGGCGCAACGTGGACGGCAGACGATGCTATTTGGCCCATTGAAGCCAGTTGGATTAGCGGACCCTAAGACGGGAAAACAACCTTTTGCGGTCGTGCAACTGCGCCAAGATGATGCTTCAGGCGAACTCTTTAATATTGTCGGTTTCCAAACCCATTTAAAGTGGGGCGAACAAAAACGTGTTTTCCGGTTAATTCCAGGGTTAGAGCACGTTGAATTTGTTCGTTATGGCGTCATGCATCGTAACACCTTTATGAAATCACCTAAATTATTACAACCAACCTACCAGACTAAACAACGCTCGGACTTGTTTTTTGCAGGTCAAATGACGGGGGTTGAGGGCTATATCGAGAGCGCGGCTAGCGGGATTGTCGCTGGGACTAATGCGGCTCGGTTGGCGTTAGGGTTAACCCCGGTCGTCTTTCCAAAGCATACCATGATGGGCGCCATGGCGCACTATATTACCCATACTAGTGCCGCTCATTTTCAACCTATGAATGCGAACTTTGGCATTGTACCGAAGTTAAAGCAGCGGATCCACGATAAGCGCGAACGTAACACGGCATTATCAGAACGGGCCTTATCTGAACTAACTGACTTTCAAGCCACCGCTTTAAAAGTTGACTAA
- a CDS encoding gluconokinase: MHYIIGTDLGTTSTKSVLYDLAGHVQATANVTYPLYHDVPDMAEEDPTEIWQAVQTTIRQVTAQIDATQVLGIAFSAAMHSLILLDAQRQPLTRVITWSDNRAAPAATLLKSQPLGATLFAATGTPIHPMSPLNKLHWLATSAPEKLAQAKQIVGIKEYIINQLTGTLQMDYSMANATGLFNLHTFDWEPQALAWAKISPDQLPPLVDTDAVIDHLSPASAQALGLPTTTKVIMGASDGALSNLGVGADQPGVAAITIGTSGAVRVMTKTPYLDPAGRLFCYYVAPHRWIVGGPVNNGGQVLRWVRDELAAPESAQASQQGQDPYDRITAAAAKVPAGANGLLFQPYLSGERAPLWNADARGSIVGLTTTTTKAEITRAVLEGIVFNLNAVLNLTKAAVPIHEIRATGGFARSQLWRQILADVLGQPITIPTSFESSCLAAAVMGLTALGQLTDLTAIHQMIGQTTVYAPQPANQRRYQQLQPLFDQITTQLVPLYHQLAVAQHQLMSGGHS; encoded by the coding sequence ATGCACTATATTATTGGCACTGACTTAGGGACCACGAGCACCAAATCGGTCCTATATGACTTAGCGGGGCACGTCCAAGCAACTGCTAATGTCACTTATCCGTTATACCATGATGTTCCTGACATGGCTGAAGAAGACCCGACTGAAATCTGGCAGGCCGTCCAGACCACAATTCGCCAAGTGACGGCTCAAATTGATGCCACCCAAGTACTAGGCATCGCCTTTTCAGCCGCCATGCATAGCCTGATTTTATTAGATGCCCAGCGCCAGCCGCTGACGCGGGTCATCACGTGGTCAGATAACCGAGCCGCCCCTGCCGCAACCTTACTCAAGTCGCAACCCTTAGGGGCAACGCTATTTGCGGCAACTGGGACGCCAATTCATCCGATGAGTCCCCTTAATAAGCTGCACTGGTTAGCCACAAGTGCGCCTGAAAAATTAGCGCAAGCTAAACAAATTGTTGGGATTAAAGAATACATTATCAACCAGCTGACTGGCACTCTCCAAATGGATTACTCAATGGCCAATGCCACTGGCTTATTTAACTTGCATACCTTTGACTGGGAACCGCAAGCCTTGGCGTGGGCCAAAATTAGCCCTGACCAACTCCCACCGTTAGTCGATACGGATGCGGTGATCGACCACCTGTCTCCTGCGAGTGCCCAAGCTTTAGGGTTACCAACAACCACCAAGGTGATTATGGGCGCTAGTGATGGGGCCTTGTCCAACTTAGGCGTAGGTGCCGATCAACCCGGTGTAGCCGCAATCACCATCGGGACCTCCGGGGCGGTCCGTGTCATGACCAAAACGCCTTACTTAGATCCTGCTGGTCGGTTATTTTGTTATTACGTTGCACCCCACCGTTGGATTGTCGGTGGACCGGTCAATAACGGTGGACAAGTCTTACGCTGGGTTCGCGATGAACTAGCTGCCCCAGAAAGTGCCCAGGCTAGCCAACAAGGCCAAGACCCTTATGACCGCATCACTGCCGCAGCGGCTAAAGTTCCTGCGGGCGCTAACGGATTATTATTTCAACCCTATTTAAGTGGTGAACGCGCCCCCTTATGGAATGCGGATGCCCGTGGCTCGATAGTTGGCTTGACCACCACTACTACGAAAGCTGAAATCACCCGCGCCGTTCTTGAAGGCATTGTTTTTAATCTAAATGCGGTTTTAAACTTAACCAAGGCGGCGGTACCAATCCATGAAATTCGGGCCACCGGTGGTTTTGCCCGCTCACAGCTTTGGCGCCAAATTTTAGCCGATGTCTTAGGTCAACCAATCACCATTCCAACCAGTTTCGAAAGTTCCTGTCTCGCAGCAGCGGTCATGGGACTAACAGCACTGGGACAATTAACCGACTTAACCGCCATTCATCAGATGATCGGTCAAACGACCGTCTATGCGCCACAACCAGCCAATCAACGCCGATACCAACAGCTCCAGCCATTATTTGATCAAATTACCACCCAACTGGTGCCTTTATATCATCAACTAGCAGTTGCTCAACACCAATTGATGTCAGGCGGTCATAGCTAA
- the topA gene encoding type I DNA topoisomerase, with translation MAASTTKAKQAAPKKTGTRKPAKKTATKRRTRQTGKKLVIVESPSKAKTIEKYLGRSYKVVASLGHIRDLPKSKMGVDVENDYEPHYISIRGKGDVIKGLRKEAKKAKAVYLASDPDREGEAIAWHLSYLLGLDPKAQNRVVFNEITKDKVKNAFKEPRSIDMDLVDAQQARRILDRLVGYSISPLLWKKVKKGLSAGRVQSIALDLIIQRENEIKAFKPQEYWTIESEFQKGRSKFMASFYGTKQKKQALADNAAVQKVLGQLDRDGEFNVVKVVKKERKRFPAPPFTTSTMQQDANRKLNFRTRKTMMAAQQLYEGINVGKDGNVGLITYMRTDSTRISSIAKHEASQFLHKEYGAEYAATKPVKGKLPEGAQDAHEAIRPSSVFRTPASIKDYLSKDQFRLYQLVWSRFVASQMTPEVLDTMAVTIDQNDVQFRANGSQTKFAGFTKIYDKTEKNNVLPALSEGDVLKLNKTDPQQHFTQPPARYSEANLIKALEENGVGRPSTYAPTLDTIQRRYYVKIEARRFVPTELGTIVNDIIQEYFPDVVNVGFTAKLEEQLDATEEGQENWVKVVDSFYQPFSKEVADAEAGMEKIQIKDELAGFNCDICGAPMVVKMGRYGKFHACSRFPDCRNTKPIVKEIGVICPQCKQGQVIERKSKKNRIFYGCSRFPECDFVSWDKPIGRDCPKDGHFLVEKKVKGGKQVLCPNGDYTEDKQK, from the coding sequence GTGGCTGCTAGTACAACCAAAGCTAAGCAAGCGGCACCAAAAAAGACCGGAACGCGAAAACCGGCCAAGAAAACTGCCACGAAGCGGCGCACTCGGCAAACTGGAAAGAAATTAGTAATTGTAGAATCGCCTTCCAAAGCCAAAACCATTGAAAAGTATTTAGGCCGTTCTTATAAGGTCGTTGCCAGTTTAGGGCATATTAGAGATTTACCGAAAAGTAAAATGGGCGTTGATGTTGAGAATGACTATGAACCGCATTATATTTCGATTCGCGGTAAAGGTGATGTCATTAAAGGGCTACGGAAAGAGGCTAAAAAAGCCAAAGCTGTTTATCTGGCATCTGACCCGGACCGTGAAGGTGAAGCCATTGCTTGGCATTTATCTTACTTACTTGGACTAGATCCTAAAGCCCAAAATCGCGTGGTTTTTAATGAAATTACGAAAGACAAAGTAAAAAATGCCTTTAAAGAACCACGTTCGATTGATATGGACCTGGTAGATGCGCAACAAGCGCGGCGGATTTTAGACCGATTAGTGGGTTATTCAATTAGCCCATTACTTTGGAAAAAAGTCAAAAAGGGGTTATCGGCAGGACGGGTACAATCAATTGCGTTGGATTTGATTATTCAACGGGAAAATGAAATTAAAGCCTTCAAGCCGCAGGAATATTGGACAATTGAAAGCGAATTTCAAAAAGGTCGTTCCAAGTTTATGGCGAGTTTCTATGGTACTAAGCAAAAGAAACAAGCTTTGGCTGACAACGCTGCCGTTCAAAAAGTCTTGGGTCAATTGGACCGAGACGGCGAGTTCAACGTGGTTAAAGTCGTAAAAAAGGAACGTAAACGGTTCCCGGCACCGCCATTTACCACGTCAACGATGCAACAAGATGCGAACCGTAAGCTAAATTTCCGAACGCGTAAAACGATGATGGCTGCGCAACAATTGTATGAAGGGATCAATGTTGGTAAAGATGGTAACGTGGGGTTAATCACCTATATGCGGACCGATTCAACGCGAATTTCATCAATTGCAAAGCATGAAGCGTCTCAATTCTTGCATAAAGAATATGGGGCGGAATATGCGGCCACTAAGCCCGTCAAAGGCAAGTTGCCTGAAGGGGCACAAGATGCCCATGAAGCGATTCGGCCTTCATCCGTCTTTCGGACACCAGCTAGCATCAAAGATTATCTGTCGAAAGATCAATTCCGATTGTATCAATTAGTCTGGTCACGGTTTGTGGCGAGTCAGATGACACCGGAAGTCTTAGATACCATGGCAGTGACGATTGATCAAAACGACGTTCAATTTCGGGCGAATGGGTCGCAGACCAAATTTGCCGGTTTCACGAAAATCTATGATAAGACCGAAAAAAACAACGTCTTACCTGCTTTAAGTGAAGGCGATGTGCTCAAGTTAAATAAGACAGATCCACAACAACATTTCACTCAGCCGCCAGCGCGTTATTCAGAAGCCAACTTAATTAAGGCATTGGAAGAAAATGGTGTTGGCCGACCATCAACGTATGCCCCAACCTTGGATACGATTCAACGACGGTATTACGTTAAGATTGAAGCCCGGCGGTTTGTCCCGACCGAGTTAGGGACCATCGTCAATGATATTATTCAGGAGTATTTCCCGGATGTCGTGAACGTTGGTTTTACGGCTAAGTTGGAAGAGCAATTAGATGCCACTGAAGAAGGCCAAGAGAACTGGGTCAAAGTCGTCGATAGTTTCTATCAACCATTTTCGAAAGAAGTGGCGGATGCGGAAGCTGGGATGGAAAAGATTCAGATTAAAGATGAATTGGCTGGGTTCAACTGTGATATCTGTGGGGCGCCAATGGTGGTTAAAATGGGCCGTTACGGGAAGTTCCATGCTTGCTCCCGTTTCCCAGATTGCCGCAATACGAAGCCGATTGTTAAAGAAATTGGCGTGATTTGTCCCCAATGTAAACAAGGCCAAGTCATTGAACGGAAATCCAAGAAGAATCGTATCTTCTATGGTTGTTCTCGTTTCCCTGAATGTGACTTTGTTTCTTGGGATAAACCGATTGGTCGTGATTGTCCAAAGGATGGTCATTTCTTAGTTGAAAAGAAGGTCAAGGGCGGGAAACAAGTCCTTTGTCCAAATGGCGACTATACTGAAGATAAGCAAAAATAA
- the dprA gene encoding DNA-processing protein DprA: protein MQLRSLLIRLHLAQGIGYQGIVRVLQHCRQTATVLTTVSAIATIAQLSTAAAQKFKIDWASDRFQHVLRQHETVTILTILDADYPASLLASYQPPLVLFLQGQRQLLATTQLAVVGARQASPYAQRVLNRLLPPLVGAALPLTVISGLAAGTDGLAHQTALRVGLKTIAVIGTGLDISYPRQNAAIQRQVGQVGLLISEYPLGSPPARHHFPARNRIIAGLCQSLVVIEARAHSGSLITANLALQANRNVLAVPGPIDAPMSVGCNELILAGAKPVLNSGHIIEEFLPII, encoded by the coding sequence ATGCAATTACGAAGTTTACTGATTCGACTGCATTTGGCACAAGGCATTGGTTATCAGGGAATTGTGCGAGTCTTACAACACTGTCGACAGACAGCAACCGTCTTAACAACGGTGTCAGCCATTGCGACTATCGCTCAGCTTTCAACAGCTGCAGCGCAAAAATTCAAAATAGATTGGGCTAGTGACCGGTTTCAACACGTCCTACGGCAACATGAAACGGTGACAATTTTAACAATCCTGGATGCTGATTATCCCGCGTCGCTATTAGCGAGCTATCAGCCCCCGTTAGTCTTGTTTTTACAGGGGCAGCGCCAACTATTAGCAACGACCCAGTTAGCGGTGGTCGGAGCCCGGCAAGCGAGTCCATATGCGCAACGGGTTCTCAACCGATTGTTGCCGCCATTAGTTGGGGCAGCGTTACCTTTAACGGTGATCAGTGGGTTAGCTGCTGGTACGGATGGTTTAGCACATCAAACGGCTTTACGGGTTGGCTTGAAGACAATTGCGGTTATTGGTACCGGGTTAGATATCAGTTATCCACGTCAAAATGCCGCCATACAACGACAAGTTGGTCAGGTCGGTTTACTAATTAGTGAATATCCGCTAGGCAGCCCACCGGCGCGCCATCATTTTCCAGCCCGTAATCGCATTATTGCAGGACTTTGTCAGTCGTTAGTTGTGATTGAAGCACGGGCGCATTCTGGGAGTTTAATTACGGCTAATCTAGCGTTACAAGCGAATCGAAATGTATTGGCAGTTCCTGGGCCAATTGATGCCCCCATGTCGGTCGGTTGTAATGAATTGATCTTAGCCGGTGCGAAACCAGTCTTAAATTCGGGGCATATAATAGAAGAGTTTTTACCGATAATTTGA
- a CDS encoding ribonuclease HII, which translates to MTEQLTIATFKALLADHPTTATLQAAQADSRKGVQQAYQRYLRQTEKQAQLVARLEQHLKFEKQFWEQGDPYVAGIDEVGRGPLAGPVVTAAVILPPNFNLVEVNDSKQLTAKKRAELMPKILEAAVAVSLGVADAQQIDRLNIYEATRVAMRQAVENLTVRPTQLLVDAMQIPVPIAQTRLIKGDAKSASISAASIVAKVARDHLMTMYDQVYPGYDFADNMGYGTAKHLAGLRQYGITPIHRHSFAPVRNAEG; encoded by the coding sequence GTGACTGAGCAGCTGACCATTGCGACGTTTAAAGCCTTACTAGCCGATCACCCGACGACTGCGACCCTGCAAGCGGCCCAAGCTGATTCCCGTAAAGGCGTTCAGCAGGCCTATCAGCGGTATTTGCGGCAGACGGAAAAGCAGGCGCAATTAGTGGCTCGACTGGAACAACACTTAAAGTTTGAAAAGCAGTTTTGGGAACAAGGCGATCCCTATGTGGCTGGAATTGATGAGGTCGGTCGTGGACCATTAGCAGGACCGGTCGTAACGGCGGCGGTTATTTTACCGCCTAATTTTAATTTAGTTGAAGTTAATGATTCTAAGCAACTGACGGCTAAAAAACGGGCAGAACTTATGCCTAAGATTTTAGAGGCGGCCGTGGCCGTCAGTTTAGGTGTCGCGGATGCACAACAAATTGATCGTTTAAATATTTACGAAGCAACGCGGGTGGCGATGCGCCAAGCCGTTGAAAATTTAACTGTTCGTCCGACGCAATTATTGGTTGACGCTATGCAAATCCCGGTACCGATTGCCCAAACCCGACTCATTAAAGGTGATGCCAAAAGTGCTAGCATCTCAGCAGCTAGTATTGTTGCTAAAGTTGCCCGTGACCACTTAATGACCATGTATGATCAAGTTTATCCGGGCTATGATTTCGCTGACAATATGGGTTATGGCACGGCGAAACATTTAGCCGGCTTGCGCCAATATGGGATTACCCCAATTCATCGACATTCTTTTGCTCCCGTTCGAAACGCAGAAGGCTAG
- the ylqF gene encoding ribosome biogenesis GTPase YlqF, with product MANIQWYPGHMAKAIHQIQDNLHLVDIVFELVDARIPEASRNPDIEKVIQSKPHLLIMTKKDLADPQKTADWVAHYEAQGQTAIAIDSRNRLTGKQITQAATTMLADKLANIAARGITNRPIRAVCVGIPNVGKSTLLNHIVNKKIAKVGDRPGVTKGQQWLKASNKLELLDTPGILWPKFEDQVVGTKLAVTGAIKENIYPNDDVALFALDFFKTYYPQRLMERYHVTASQIELANPELLIVMTKNAGMRDDWERFCVAFLLDIRKSRLGRFTLDLTGDDQRD from the coding sequence ATGGCAAATATTCAATGGTATCCCGGACATATGGCAAAAGCCATCCATCAAATTCAAGATAATTTGCATTTAGTGGATATCGTGTTCGAGTTAGTAGATGCGCGAATTCCAGAGGCATCGCGGAATCCTGATATTGAGAAAGTAATTCAAAGCAAGCCCCATTTATTAATTATGACAAAAAAAGATTTGGCCGATCCGCAAAAAACCGCTGATTGGGTCGCCCATTATGAGGCGCAAGGTCAAACGGCGATTGCGATTGATTCTCGTAACCGGTTGACGGGCAAGCAAATTACCCAAGCGGCAACCACGATGCTAGCCGACAAATTAGCCAACATTGCGGCGCGCGGAATTACTAACCGGCCAATTCGTGCGGTTTGTGTGGGCATTCCTAACGTTGGAAAATCGACGTTGTTAAACCATATCGTGAATAAAAAGATTGCTAAAGTAGGCGATCGTCCGGGGGTGACTAAAGGCCAGCAATGGTTAAAGGCATCGAATAAGTTGGAATTACTCGATACCCCGGGGATTTTATGGCCTAAATTTGAAGATCAAGTGGTGGGGACTAAGTTAGCCGTTACCGGCGCAATCAAAGAAAACATTTATCCCAATGATGACGTGGCGTTATTTGCATTGGATTTTTTCAAAACTTATTACCCACAACGTCTAATGGAACGGTACCACGTAACGGCATCCCAAATTGAATTAGCTAATCCGGAGTTATTGATTGTGATGACCAAAAATGCCGGGATGCGAGATGACTGGGAACGTTTCTGTGTGGCCTTTTTATTGGATATTCGTAAGAGTCGTCTGGGGCGGTTCACGTTAGACTTAACGGGAGATGATCAGCGTGACTGA
- a CDS encoding S41 family peptidase — MPKEPKQTKTTSKKKVNSHLKSHQQRPKRRVGLWTYVISIVVALGIGIGGTYWVLGRAVNQQIASMQQTSQAMKKIQSVYATISDNYYQPVNANKLANGAINGMVSSLGDKFSEYMDKSETESLNDTIDSSFSGIGAQVQKSGNYVQIISPIAGTPAKKAGLKPKDVIKSVNGKSIAGKTLTQAVNLMRGKVGTTVKLVIDRSGKTFTVTLKRAKIPVTTVNYKLVGGDKKIGYVTVSTFSTNTAKEFKTALKALDKKGAKKLVIDMRGNPGGLMTAALKMASMFVKNGKTIMQVQTRGTQAEKYVAGKKYDGGYKETKPTTVLIDGGSASAAEIFSAALQQSAGVKLVGSQSYGKGTVQTVSTFSDKTEMKITVAKWLTPNGTWINKTGLTPDVKASEPSYASLTVISKLADLKTDQVNDNVKTLQAYLKALGYFKDSANGYFGATTTNAVKQYQKHAKLKPTGTVDKTTLSKLETELATKISDNDRAYNAALKLMSD, encoded by the coding sequence ATGCCAAAAGAACCAAAGCAAACAAAGACGACCTCCAAAAAAAAGGTCAATTCACACCTGAAGTCACACCAACAACGACCGAAACGGCGCGTGGGTCTATGGACGTATGTGATTTCAATTGTGGTGGCTTTAGGCATTGGGATTGGTGGGACGTACTGGGTCTTAGGCCGAGCAGTTAACCAACAAATTGCTAGTATGCAACAGACGAGTCAGGCCATGAAGAAGATTCAATCAGTCTATGCAACCATCAGTGATAACTATTATCAACCGGTTAATGCCAATAAATTGGCGAATGGGGCGATTAATGGGATGGTCAGTTCCCTTGGTGATAAATTCTCTGAATATATGGATAAGAGCGAGACTGAAAGCTTGAATGATACTATCGACAGTTCATTTTCAGGGATTGGTGCTCAAGTTCAGAAATCTGGGAACTATGTCCAGATTATTTCTCCAATTGCGGGCACGCCAGCGAAAAAGGCCGGTTTAAAACCTAAGGATGTTATCAAGTCCGTGAATGGCAAGTCAATTGCGGGTAAAACTTTAACGCAAGCAGTGAACTTAATGCGTGGTAAGGTTGGCACCACCGTTAAGTTGGTCATTGACCGTAGTGGTAAGACCTTTACGGTGACCTTGAAGCGGGCTAAAATTCCGGTGACAACTGTGAATTATAAGCTTGTTGGTGGGGACAAAAAGATTGGTTATGTGACCGTTTCAACCTTTTCAACGAATACGGCCAAAGAATTTAAGACGGCTTTAAAAGCACTCGATAAAAAAGGTGCTAAGAAACTCGTAATTGATATGCGTGGGAATCCTGGTGGCTTAATGACCGCCGCTTTGAAGATGGCATCGATGTTTGTCAAGAACGGCAAGACGATCATGCAAGTTCAAACGCGCGGTACGCAGGCTGAAAAGTATGTGGCCGGCAAGAAATATGACGGTGGTTATAAAGAGACTAAGCCAACCACGGTATTGATTGATGGCGGGAGTGCTTCGGCGGCCGAGATTTTCTCAGCGGCATTGCAGCAATCTGCTGGCGTGAAGTTAGTGGGCTCACAGTCATATGGGAAAGGGACCGTTCAAACGGTCAGCACCTTTAGTGATAAGACTGAGATGAAGATTACCGTGGCCAAGTGGCTGACACCTAATGGGACTTGGATTAACAAGACCGGGTTAACACCGGATGTTAAGGCGAGTGAGCCAAGTTATGCTAGTTTGACTGTTATTAGCAAATTAGCCGACTTAAAGACTGACCAGGTGAACGATAACGTGAAGACGTTGCAAGCTTATCTAAAGGCCTTAGGCTACTTTAAGGATTCAGCGAACGGCTACTTTGGTGCCACCACAACCAATGCGGTTAAACAATATCAAAAGCACGCTAAGTTGAAGCCGACTGGGACCGTTGATAAGACGACTTTAAGTAAGTTGGAAACCGAATTAGCAACTAAAATTAGTGACAATGATCGGGCATACAATGCTGCACTTAAGTTAATGTCAGACTAA
- a CDS encoding YozE family protein, translating into MHRTFYQYLMTQRNPDSTESIAEFANNAFFDQSFPKQGKDFHEVSQYLELNAGYLPSMTIFDDAWQAYLASEA; encoded by the coding sequence ATGCATAGAACATTTTATCAATATTTAATGACGCAGCGAAACCCTGATAGTACCGAATCAATTGCTGAATTCGCAAATAATGCGTTTTTTGATCAATCGTTTCCAAAACAGGGTAAGGATTTTCATGAAGTTTCACAGTATTTAGAGTTAAATGCAGGCTATTTACCATCGATGACTATTTTCGATGATGCTTGGCAAGCTTATTTAGCCAGTGAAGCCTAA